The sequence TCGCCTAGACTTCTGCAAAAAGTACACTTTCGTGTCATTTGACAAATTAGGCTGTTTTGCAGAAGTTTGTAAATTTCTAAGGAATGGGAGGCAACACATGAAAATTTTCAAATTATTTTTGTTGGCTGCTTTAATCGTTGTTTTAAGTACCCCCACCCTCGCCCAGGAAGCAGCAGAGGACAGTGTCGTTTATGGTTGGAAAAACCAGGTCATCGCCGGCCTCAATTTAACCCAGGCAAGTTTTGATAACTGGGCTCAAGGCGGTGAAAATTCACTGGCCTGGCAGCTTAAACTGGATATGAATTCCGCCAACGATCAGGAAAAGTTTATCTGGGTAAATAACGGTAAATTCACTTTGGGTTTTGCTAAAGTCGGTGATGATGAAGCTAAAAAATCAGCTGATTTAATAGACCTTGAAAGCGTCTATACCCGGAAATTCGGCAAATATCTCAGCCCATTTGTTGCGGTAACCGGCAAGACACAGTTTGCCGCCGGATTCCAATTTGAAGGAGATACGAAAACCAAGGTTTCTAAATTTTTAGACCCGGGCTATTTTACCCAAAGCCTGGGACTTGGTTATATTTCGCACGATAAAAATTTTAAATCACGGATTGGCGTCATGGTCAAAGAGACTGTCACTCGCGACTTCCCGGAGCGATATACCGATGATCCAGACACACCCAAGCTCGAAAAAACCAAAGTTGAGCCGGGAATTACTTCGGTAACTAATTTGAAAAGACAATTTAATGAAGATGTTATTTTTACCTCTAAATTGGATATCTTTAGTGATTTGGAAGCGTTTAACCGAACCGATATGACCTGGGAAAACAATTTGACTTTGAAAGTGGCAAAACATATTAATGTGAGTGTTGACCTGGTTCTGTTTTACGACCGGGACATTACCAGGAAACTGCAGATTAAACAAGTCTTAGCGGTCGGGTTTACCTATACGTTGCTTTAATTTCTGAGGAAAAGCTCGAGCAATAGATCGTTGCGGAGATTAGCGAAGTGACCTCCACAAACGGTATCGCTGTATGATGGAAGAAAATAGCTGAATGACCCCGAAGCGTCGGGGCGTCATTTTTGAAGGCAGCAAGAATTCACCTCTGTCAATGACAGCGAAGCGTTAATGACCGCTGATAATAACACCATGGTTTGAAGCGCGACAAAGCAAGTCATTGAACATTTGCGGCTCCATCACTTTAGGAATATCTGGAAAAAAGATATAAAGAAGAAAACGCTTTGCTCGAAA comes from candidate division KSB1 bacterium and encodes:
- a CDS encoding DUF3078 domain-containing protein, encoding MKIFKLFLLAALIVVLSTPTLAQEAAEDSVVYGWKNQVIAGLNLTQASFDNWAQGGENSLAWQLKLDMNSANDQEKFIWVNNGKFTLGFAKVGDDEAKKSADLIDLESVYTRKFGKYLSPFVAVTGKTQFAAGFQFEGDTKTKVSKFLDPGYFTQSLGLGYISHDKNFKSRIGVMVKETVTRDFPERYTDDPDTPKLEKTKVEPGITSVTNLKRQFNEDVIFTSKLDIFSDLEAFNRTDMTWENNLTLKVAKHINVSVDLVLFYDRDITRKLQIKQVLAVGFTYTLL